The following proteins come from a genomic window of Thiothrix winogradskyi:
- the queE gene encoding 7-carboxy-7-deazaguanine synthase has translation MTYSVKEIFYTLQGEGFHAGRPAIFCRFAGCNLWSGVEADRAKAVCNFCDTDFVGVDGINGGKFRDAKALVAAIIQEWWIGVKKDMNRFIVFTGGEPLLQLDKALIDALHQENFEIAVETNGTKPAPAGIDWLCVSPKADSEIVLTHGNELKLVYPQPLAMPERFAGLDFQHFYLQAMDGAAQAKNTKAAIAYCMQYPQWKLSVQTHKLLGIP, from the coding sequence ATGACTTATTCCGTCAAAGAAATTTTCTACACCCTGCAAGGCGAAGGCTTCCACGCCGGACGCCCCGCCATCTTTTGCCGCTTTGCTGGCTGCAACCTGTGGTCGGGGGTTGAGGCCGACCGTGCCAAAGCCGTGTGCAACTTCTGCGACACCGACTTTGTGGGCGTGGATGGCATCAACGGCGGCAAATTCCGCGATGCCAAAGCACTGGTCGCGGCAATCATTCAAGAATGGTGGATCGGCGTAAAAAAAGACATGAATCGCTTCATCGTCTTCACCGGCGGCGAACCGCTGTTGCAATTGGATAAAGCCCTGATCGACGCTTTACACCAAGAAAACTTCGAGATTGCCGTAGAAACCAACGGCACAAAACCCGCCCCCGCAGGCATCGACTGGCTCTGCGTCAGCCCCAAAGCCGACAGCGAGATCGTGCTAACGCATGGCAATGAACTGAAGTTGGTATACCCGCAACCGCTCGCCATGCCCGAACGCTTTGCAGGGCTGGATTTCCAGCACTTCTACCTGCAAGCAATGGATGGCGCGGCACAAGCAAAAAATACCAAAGCGGCGATTGCGTATTGTATGCAATACCCGCAATGGAAACTGAGTGTGCAAACCCACAAATTGTTGGGCATCCCGTAG
- a CDS encoding 6-carboxytetrahydropterin synthase codes for MNETLFYVAAAPFEAACRVENALGQSPLSAAHPARRLHGHSFLAKVRAIGASSVEALRQQLAHSVAPLDYNDLNQFLPMPTDENLARWIRARLALPSVASVGVQSTLHQGADLDLADNAHIWRRFRFEAAHRLPNVAPGHQCGRMHGHGFEVILHANQNLQAQDMGVDFDRLAAVWQPLHDQLHHRCLNDIQGLDNPTSETLAAWLWERLKPELDALSWVSVYETVTAGCHYDGQYYRIWKDQRFESALTLNRADSSDSVRRLHGHSYLLRLHLTAPLDTVMGWTVDYGDVKAQFKPIYQQLDHHNLNDLTGLDEPDPASVARWIRTQAAAGLPQLDRIDLYETPGCGVVLSWGAHEPGLPV; via the coding sequence ATGAACGAAACCCTGTTTTACGTCGCCGCCGCCCCCTTTGAAGCCGCCTGCCGCGTCGAAAATGCCCTAGGGCAATCGCCGCTTTCCGCCGCACACCCCGCCCGTCGCCTGCACGGACACAGCTTTCTCGCCAAAGTCCGCGCCATCGGTGCAAGCTCCGTCGAAGCCCTACGCCAACAACTCGCCCACAGCGTTGCGCCCCTCGACTACAACGACCTCAACCAATTCCTGCCAATGCCCACGGATGAAAACCTCGCCCGTTGGATACGCGCCCGCCTCGCCCTGCCCAGCGTCGCCTCGGTCGGCGTACAAAGCACCTTGCACCAAGGCGCAGACCTCGACCTTGCCGACAACGCCCACATTTGGCGGCGTTTCCGCTTTGAAGCCGCGCACCGCCTCCCCAACGTCGCCCCCGGACACCAATGCGGACGGATGCACGGTCACGGTTTCGAGGTCATCCTCCACGCCAACCAAAACCTGCAAGCGCAAGACATGGGCGTAGACTTCGACCGCCTCGCCGCCGTCTGGCAACCCTTGCACGACCAATTGCACCACCGTTGCCTCAACGACATCCAAGGCTTAGACAACCCCACCAGCGAAACCCTCGCCGCATGGCTGTGGGAACGCCTCAAGCCCGAACTCGACGCGCTCTCATGGGTCAGCGTCTACGAAACCGTCACCGCAGGCTGCCACTACGACGGGCAATATTACCGCATCTGGAAAGACCAACGCTTTGAAAGCGCCCTAACCCTCAACCGCGCCGACTCCTCTGACAGCGTGCGCCGCCTGCACGGACACAGCTACTTACTGCGCCTGCACCTAACAGCCCCGCTCGACACCGTGATGGGCTGGACAGTCGATTACGGCGACGTAAAAGCCCAATTCAAGCCGATCTACCAACAGCTCGACCACCACAACCTCAACGACCTAACCGGGCTAGACGAACCCGACCCCGCCAGCGTTGCCCGTTGGATACGCACCCAAGCCGCCGCAGGCTTGCCACAACTCGACCGCATCGACCTCTACGAAACACCGGGCTGTGGCGTGGTATTATCATGGGGCGCACACGAACCGGGGTTGCCTGTATGA